The nucleotide sequence GTTATCCTGTAATAAGAATTCATGAAACTTATAATCTCAAAACATCAGTAAAGAATATCTCAGATGGAATACTCATAATGGTTGAAAAGAACAACAAAATGACCTGTATTTTCGCAGATGAAATTGTTGGACAGCAGCAGGTTGTAATAAAATCACTTCCTGAGTATATAAAAAATAATAATAACGTAAAAGGACTATCAGGATGTACCTTACTAGGAGATGGAAATATAAGTTTAATATTAGATGTTGGTGAGTTTATAAATGCTTCCTTAAAGAAGGTATAAGCATTTCATTATAAAAAATTCAGCTTGATTTTTAGTGGAGAGGAGATGGAGAAATGTCTGAATTCGAGGGGAACATTATAAATGAGGAAGACACACAAAATGGCAAGTTTTTAATTTTTATTACTGACGGAGAGCAGTATGGTATAGAAATTAAACATGTAATTGAAATAATAGGAATAAGCCCTATTAGTGAGATCCCTGAATTGCCTCAATATATAATGGGAGTTATTAACCTTAGAGGAAAGGTTATACCTGTAATCGATATAAGACTTAGATTTAATAAAATTTTCAAGGAGTATAATGATAGAACATGTATAGTAATAATAGATGTTCAGGACATGTTGATTGGCATTATAGTTGATAAGGTTCTGGAGGTATTGAAAATAAGCGAGAATGAGATAATGGATCCTCCAGAGATAAGTAAGGATAAAAATGGATATATCAAAGCCATTGGAAAAACCCACGATGGTATGAATTTTATATTAGACTGTGGAAAATTAATTAGCTCTGAGGAAATAAATAAACTGGGACCAAAAAACAAAATTAGGGAGGATAAATAGATGAGATGGTATGATGATATGAAGATTAGTTCCAAAATTTTAGTTGGTTTTGTTGTTATAATATTTATTTCTGCAGTTTCAGGTGTTTTTGGAATTTTGAATTTAAATAAGGTTAATAATTCAAACACGGAGACCTACGAGAAAATGTTAGTACCTACAGGAGAATTGGTTTCAATATCAAATGATTTTGGAACTATGCGTGCAAGAGTTAGAGATGTTGTAATAGAAACTCAAATGGATAAAATGGATAAGTTTTCAAGTGATTTTAATGCAGCAAGTAGCGATTTTGATAAAGTATTGGAATCATTTTCGCAAACTATTTTAACTGCAGATGGAAAGACTATTTTAAGTGAAATAAAGGATGCTAAGAAAGAATATGTACAATATGCTCAGCAGGCAATGGAATTAAGCAAACAAAATAAAAATGTAGAAGCTATGGCTATAGTTAGAAATCAGCTTACAGTAGCACATGATAAACTTGCAACTTCTATAAAAAATGTTACAGATATGAAAAAAGAATTAGCTAAAGAGTCCACAGATCAAAATTCTGCAACAGCCAAGACATCAATTATTGAAACAATCATTCTTGTGATTTTAGGGGCTGGACTTGGTGTAGCTATGGCTGTTTTAACATCTCGTTCAATAGGAAATCCTATGAAAAAGATAACTGAGGTATCTGAAAAAATAGCAGATGGTGAATTAGATGTTGAGCTTAAAACTGACAGAAAAGATGAAATTGGGGTTCTTATGAATACCTTTAATAAAATGGTTTCTAACCTTAACCTAGTTATGTCCAGCATGAATACGGCTGCAGATCAGGTCGCTATTGGTTCTAAGCAAGTATCTGATTCAAGTATAATGCTTTCTCAAGGTTCTTCAGATCAAGCTAGTGCTGTAGAAGAATTGACTTCATCAATGGAAGAAATAGCTTCACAAACAAAGGTAAATGCTAATAATGCAACTGAAGCTAGTGAACTTGGTAATGAAGTTAAAAGTAATGCTGAAAAAGGCAATAATCAAATGAAGCAAATGTTAAATAGCATGGATGATATAAATGCTGCATCAAAGAATATATCAAAAATAATAAAAGTTATAGATGACATTGCTTTCCAGACAAATATTCTTTCATTAAACGCAGCAGTTGAGGCAGCAAGAGCTGGCCAATATGGAAAGGGCTTTGCAGTTGTTGCAGAAGAGGTTAGAAATTTAGCAGCTAAATCAGCTAATGCAGCAAGAGAAACAACAGAAATGATAGAAAACTCCATTAGAAAAGTAGAAACTGGAACTGAGTTTGCTAAAGAAACAGCAGCTGCACTTGATGAAATAGTTCAAGGAATATCTAAATCAGCACAATTACTGGATAACATAGCAAGTTCATCTAATGAGCAAGCAATCGCAATTGATCAAATAAATAAGGGAATAGTACAAGTATCTAGCGTTGTTCAAGATAATTCAGCAACTTCAGAGGAAACAGCAGCAGCTAGTGAAGAACTTGCAAGCCAAGCTAGTCTTCTTAAGAATGAAATTTCAAAGTTTAAGCTAAAAGGAAAAGGTGGATTTAATTATGGCGAAAACTATGGAATGGAGCATGCAGCAACTAAAGGTGGCTCAAAAACATATGAAATGTCTAATATGGATATGTACGGAAGCGACTTTGGAAAATATTAATGAGAATTCTAAACGAAACACAATTTAAGGAGATTTCTGATTATATAAGGAGGAACTTTGGAATCAACTTAAAAAGTAGCGACAGACATATATTTGCAAACAAATTTGATAAATTTTTAAATATCATAAAAGCAAATAGTTTTGAAGAGGGCTATCATAGAATATTGAATGATAGGACAGGGGAATGTGTAAGGATATTTCTTGATATTATAACTATAAATCATACATTTTTTATGAGAGAGCCTGAACATTTTTATTATTTTAGAGATGAAGTTCTTCCTTATCTTAAAAGTACAATTAAGGATAATGATCTTAGAATATGGTGTGCTGCATGTTCTTCTGGAGAAGAAGCATATACAATTGCTATGATATTAGATGAATTTTTTATGAGAGACGATTCCCTTTGGGAAAGACAAGTTTTAGCAACAGATATATCCTGTAAGGTTCTTAATAAAGCTGTAAGAGGTGTATATAGTGCTAAAGAAATACAAGACGTTATGATTAATTGGAAGATTAATTATTTCAAAAAAATAGACAGTAATAACTTTGAGGTGAGAAAGGAGATTAAGGATAATATAATTTATAGAAGATTTAATCTTATGGAAGAAGTGTTTCCGTTCAAGAAAAAGTTTCATGTTATATTCTGTAGAAATGTTATGATGTATTTTGATAAATATACTAAGAAGAGATTAATAAAAAAATTCTATGATAATACTGAAAAGGGTGGATATTTATTTATAGGACATTCCGAGGGGATTGATATAGAAGATATAGGATATAAGTATGTTATGCCAGCTGTATATAGAAAATAATACAATAGAGCATTGCAAATTTTGCAGTGCTCTATTGTATTATAAAAAAGTATGTTGAAAAAAAATACATTATAGTATATGCTAACAATATAAAATTAGTTTAAAAATTGTAATTATGGTGATTAAAAGGTATTGAATTAAAAAGGAGATTGAGGTTATGAAAAAAACAGTACTTATCATTGATGATTCTGCACTTGCTCGCAGGACTGTCAAGAATTTACTTGAAAATGATGGCTTCGAGGTGGTTGGAGAAGTTGAAGGTGGACCTAACGCAATTAATCAATTTAAAGAATTGAAGCCGGAGATTGTTACAATGGATGTTTCAATGGATAAGATGGATGGATTTAAAGCTTTAAATGATATTTTAAATTATAATCCAGAGGCTAAGGTGGTAGTTATAACTAGTATGGCACAAGAAGATGCTGTTAAAAGGTCGGTTGAATTAGGTGCAAAATATTTTATTGCCAAGCCGTTTGAAGGAACTGAACTAGTCGAAATAATAGAAAAGGTATTAAATAATCAAGTTTTTGAGCATTAACTATAAATTAGGGTTTTATAGTTAACTTGATTAATAGAGAGATTAGATTTTATAATTAATAAGGGAACAGTTATAGTTATATACATATATACTGTTAAGATTTTCATTTTGAAATATGTACAAATTAAGTTTAACTATAAAACCCTTAATACAAGAAAAATAAGCTTGTGGTGATGTTGGAAAATGAAAAATGAATTTTTAAATGAAGCAATAAAGGAAGCTAAGCTTGCAAAAAAAGAAGGAGAAGTGCCTGTTGGAGCTGTTATTGTGAAGGACAATAAGATTATAGCAACTTCGCATAATCTTAAAGAAAGCCTTAAGAATCCATCAGCACACGCGGAGATTATTGCAATTGAAAGAGCGGCAAAATATTTAAATAATTGGAGACTTAATGGATGTGAGATGTATGTTACCTTAGAGCCGTGCCCTATGTGTGCAGCTTGTATATGCCAAAGTAGAATTAGTAAGGTATACGTAGGCACTTTTGATCCAATATCAGGAGCCTGTGGTTCTGTAGTGAATATAACTGAAAATGATTATTTAAGATATCATACAGAAGTAGAATGGCTATATTCTAATGAATGCAGCGATATTCTAAAAGGCTTTTTCAAAGCTAGACGCGTTTGATTTTTATAACTAAGTTTAGTATAATGTTTTAGTGTTATGGAGAGATGTCGGAGTGGTCTATCGTGCATGACTCGAAATCATGTGTACGGTTTAACCCGTACCGAGGGTTCAAATCCCTCTCTCTCCGCCAAAGTTAGGGAC is from Clostridium acetobutylicum ATCC 824 and encodes:
- a CDS encoding chemotaxis protein CheW, coding for MSEFEGNIINEEDTQNGKFLIFITDGEQYGIEIKHVIEIIGISPISEIPELPQYIMGVINLRGKVIPVIDIRLRFNKIFKEYNDRTCIVIIDVQDMLIGIIVDKVLEVLKISENEIMDPPEISKDKNGYIKAIGKTHDGMNFILDCGKLISSEEINKLGPKNKIREDK
- a CDS encoding methyl-accepting chemotaxis protein; this encodes MRWYDDMKISSKILVGFVVIIFISAVSGVFGILNLNKVNNSNTETYEKMLVPTGELVSISNDFGTMRARVRDVVIETQMDKMDKFSSDFNAASSDFDKVLESFSQTILTADGKTILSEIKDAKKEYVQYAQQAMELSKQNKNVEAMAIVRNQLTVAHDKLATSIKNVTDMKKELAKESTDQNSATAKTSIIETIILVILGAGLGVAMAVLTSRSIGNPMKKITEVSEKIADGELDVELKTDRKDEIGVLMNTFNKMVSNLNLVMSSMNTAADQVAIGSKQVSDSSIMLSQGSSDQASAVEELTSSMEEIASQTKVNANNATEASELGNEVKSNAEKGNNQMKQMLNSMDDINAASKNISKIIKVIDDIAFQTNILSLNAAVEAARAGQYGKGFAVVAEEVRNLAAKSANAARETTEMIENSIRKVETGTEFAKETAAALDEIVQGISKSAQLLDNIASSSNEQAIAIDQINKGIVQVSSVVQDNSATSEETAAASEELASQASLLKNEISKFKLKGKGGFNYGENYGMEHAATKGGSKTYEMSNMDMYGSDFGKY
- a CDS encoding CheR family methyltransferase, translating into MRILNETQFKEISDYIRRNFGINLKSSDRHIFANKFDKFLNIIKANSFEEGYHRILNDRTGECVRIFLDIITINHTFFMREPEHFYYFRDEVLPYLKSTIKDNDLRIWCAACSSGEEAYTIAMILDEFFMRDDSLWERQVLATDISCKVLNKAVRGVYSAKEIQDVMINWKINYFKKIDSNNFEVRKEIKDNIIYRRFNLMEEVFPFKKKFHVIFCRNVMMYFDKYTKKRLIKKFYDNTEKGGYLFIGHSEGIDIEDIGYKYVMPAVYRK
- a CDS encoding response regulator yields the protein MKKTVLIIDDSALARRTVKNLLENDGFEVVGEVEGGPNAINQFKELKPEIVTMDVSMDKMDGFKALNDILNYNPEAKVVVITSMAQEDAVKRSVELGAKYFIAKPFEGTELVEIIEKVLNNQVFEH
- a CDS encoding nucleoside deaminase; translation: MKNEFLNEAIKEAKLAKKEGEVPVGAVIVKDNKIIATSHNLKESLKNPSAHAEIIAIERAAKYLNNWRLNGCEMYVTLEPCPMCAACICQSRISKVYVGTFDPISGACGSVVNITENDYLRYHTEVEWLYSNECSDILKGFFKARRV